In one Capricornis sumatraensis isolate serow.1 chromosome 1, serow.2, whole genome shotgun sequence genomic region, the following are encoded:
- the LRRC15 gene encoding leucine-rich repeat-containing protein 15, which produces MPPKHYLLLLVGCQAWAAGLAFYGCPSECTCSRASQVECTGARIAVVPTPLPWNAMSLQILNTHITELNESPFLNISALIALRIEKNELAHIAPGAFRTLGSLRYLSLANNKLQILPVGLFQGLDNLESLLLSSNQLVQIQPAHFTHFSNLKELQLHGNHLEYIPDGVFDHMVGLTKLNLGKNSLTHLSPRVFQHLSNLQVLRLYENRLSDIPMGCFDGLSNLQELALQQNQIGMLSPGLFHNNRNLQKLYLSNNHISQLPPGIFLQLPQLNRLTLFGNSLKELSPGIFGPMHNLRELWLYDNHITSLPDNVFSSLRQLQVLILSRNQISYISPDAFNGLVELRELSLHTNALQELDGSVFRMLANLQNISLQNNRLRQLPGNLFANVNNLLTIQLQNNQLENLPLGIFDHLGKLCELRLYDNPWRCDSDILPLRNWLLLNKARLGTDSLPVCFSPASVRGQSLIIINVNVAVPSVQVPGIPEVPSYPETPTYPGTSSYPDTTSISSATDFTSPTKDYTDLTTIKTPDSRDTGGMTQAQSGLAIAAIVIGIIALACSLAACICCCCCKERSHAVLMQMKAPNEC; this is translated from the coding sequence ATGCCACCGAAGCATTACCTCCTTCTGCTGGTGGGCTGCCAGGCCTGGGCTGCGGGTCTGGCTTTTTATGGCTGCCCGAGCGAGTGCACCTGctccagggcctcccaggtggagTGCACGGGGGCACGCATTGCGGTGGTGCCCACCCCGCTGCCCTGGAACGCCATGAGCCTGCAGATCCTCAACACACACATCACCGAACTCAATGAGTCCCCCTTCCTCAACATCTCGGCCCTGATCGCACTGCGGATTGAGAAGAACGAGCTGGCCCACATTGCTCCCGGTGCCTTCCGCACCCTTGGCTCGCTGCGCTACCTCAGCCTTGCCAACAACAAGCTCCAGATCCTGCCTGTTGGCCTCTTCCAGGGCCTGGACAACCTCGAGTCGCTCCTGCTGTCCAGCAACCAATTGGTACAGATCCAGCCGGCCCACTTCACCCACTTCAGCAACCTCAAGGAGCTGCAGCTGCATGGCAACCACTTGGAGTACATCCCTGATGGGGTCTTCGACCACATGGTGGGCCTCACCAAGCTCAATCTGGGCAAGAACAGCCTCACCCACCTCTCACCCCGGGTCTTCCAGCACCTGAGCAACCTTCAGGTCCTGCGGCTGTATGAGAACAGACTCTCAGACATCCCCATGGGCTGTTTCGACGGGCTCAGCAACCTCCAAGAGCTGGCCCTGCAGCAGAACCAGATTGGAATGCTGTCGCCCGGCCTCTTCCACAACAACCGTAACCTCCAGAAGCTCTACCTGTCCAACAACCACATCTCCCAGCTGCCCCCCGGCATCTTCCTGCAGCTGCCCCAGCTCAACCGGCTCACGCTctttgggaattccctgaagGAGCTCTCTCCCGGCATCTTTGGACCCATGCACAACCTGCGGGAGCTATGGCTCTATGACAACCATATCACCTCCCTCCCCGATAACGTCTTCAGCAGCCTCCGCCAGCTGCAGGTCCTGATCCTTAGCCGCAACCAGATCAGCTACATCTCCCCGGATGCCTTCAATGGACTGGTGGAGCTGCGGGAGCTGTCCCTCCACACCAATGCACTGCAGGAGCTGGATGGAAGCGTCTTCCGCATGTTGGCCAACCTGCAGAACATCTCCCTGCAGAACAACCGCCTTCGGCAGCTCCCCGGAAACCTCTTCGCCAATGTCAATAACCTGTTGACCATCCAGCTGCAGAACAACCAGCTGGAGAACCTGCCCTTGGGCATCTTCGATCACCTGGGGAAGCTGTGTGAGCTGCGGCTCTATGACAACCCCTGGAGGTGTGACTCAGACATCCTTCCGCTCCGCAATTGGCTCCTGCTCAACAAGGCCAGGCTGGGGACAGACAGCCTCCCTGTGTGTTTCAGCCCAGCCAGTGTCCGTGGCCAGTCCCTCATCATCATCAATGTTAATGTTGCTGTTCCCAGTGTCCAGGTCCCAGGGATCCCCGAGGTGCCCAGCTACCCAGAGACACCGACATATCCAGGCACGTCCAGCTACCCCGACACCACCTCCATCTCCTCCGCCACTGACTTCACCAGCCCCACAAAGGACTACACCGATCTGACCACCATTAAGACCCCCGATAGTCGTGACACGGGGGGCATGACCCAGGCCCAGAGTGGACTGGCCATTGCCGCCATTGTCATCGGCATCATTGCCCTGGCCTGCTCCCTGGCTGCCTGcatctgctgttgctgctgcaagGAGAGGAGCCACGCGGTCCTGATGCAGATGAAGGCACCCAATGAGTGTTAG